From Pseudomonas sp. G.S.17, the proteins below share one genomic window:
- a CDS encoding DUF6026 family protein, producing MSTLLPALAPQTLYVTVRRDELRKLKEEREQLQKKVAHLSLMLQQSQPRQSVTALHA from the coding sequence ATGAGCACACTACTACCAGCACTTGCACCACAAACCCTCTATGTCACTGTCCGCCGTGACGAACTGCGCAAGCTTAAAGAAGAGCGCGAGCAATTGCAGAAAAAGGTCGCTCATCTTAGCCTCATGCTGCAACAGTCCCAACCAAGGCAGTCAGTCACTGCACTGCACGCCTGA